In Arcobacter sp. F2176, the following are encoded in one genomic region:
- a CDS encoding aldehyde dehydrogenase family protein produces MAYAKPTYKSQYENFIGGEWVAPRSGEYFDNVSPVDGEVLTRIPRSNEEDVELAIKAANKAFESYKHTSVIERSTLLNKIADAIEANLEALAIAETLDNGKAVRETLAADVPLVVDHFRYFASVIRAESGTVADLDENTISQEVHEPYGVVAQIIPWNFPLLMAAWKLAPALAAGNCIVMKPASATPMSILLLMETIQDVLPAGAINIINGAGGKIGKYLSTHPDIKKVGFTGETTTGQLIMQYATENIIPSTLELGGKSPNIFLESIMDKDDEFFDKAIEGLVLFAFNSGEVCTCPSRALIQESIYEPFMARVLERVKAIKLGDPLDPTCMMGAQCSTTQKEKIMEYIKIGKEEGAELLIGGDEYKSEKYPNGNYIQPTLFKGHNKMRIFQEEIFGPVLAVTTFKDEDEALAIANDTIYGLGSGVWSRDAHQLHKFSRGIEAGRVWVNCYHMYPSHASFGGYKKSGIGRETHMMMLNSYRHTKNILTSYSKDAMGFF; encoded by the coding sequence ATGGCATACGCAAAACCAACATACAAATCTCAATATGAAAACTTTATAGGAGGAGAATGGGTTGCACCAAGAAGTGGTGAATATTTTGATAATGTTTCTCCAGTTGATGGTGAAGTTTTAACTAGAATTCCTAGATCAAACGAAGAAGATGTAGAACTAGCAATTAAAGCAGCAAATAAAGCATTTGAATCTTATAAGCACACTTCTGTGATTGAAAGAAGTACTCTTTTAAATAAAATTGCTGATGCAATTGAAGCAAATTTGGAAGCTTTAGCTATCGCTGAAACTTTAGATAATGGTAAAGCTGTAAGAGAAACTTTAGCAGCTGATGTTCCTTTAGTTGTTGACCACTTTAGATATTTTGCATCAGTTATAAGAGCAGAGTCTGGTACAGTTGCAGATTTAGATGAAAATACTATTTCTCAAGAAGTTCACGAACCATATGGTGTTGTTGCTCAAATTATTCCTTGGAATTTCCCATTATTAATGGCTGCTTGGAAATTAGCTCCTGCATTAGCTGCTGGAAATTGCATTGTAATGAAACCAGCAAGTGCAACTCCAATGTCTATTTTACTTTTAATGGAAACAATTCAAGATGTATTACCAGCAGGTGCAATTAATATTATTAATGGTGCAGGTGGAAAAATCGGTAAATATTTATCAACTCACCCAGATATTAAAAAAGTTGGATTTACTGGTGAAACTACAACTGGTCAGTTAATTATGCAATATGCAACTGAAAATATTATTCCTTCTACATTAGAACTTGGTGGAAAATCACCAAATATCTTCTTAGAATCAATTATGGATAAAGATGATGAATTCTTTGACAAAGCTATTGAAGGACTTGTATTATTTGCATTTAATTCAGGGGAAGTTTGTACTTGTCCATCAAGAGCATTAATCCAAGAATCAATTTATGAGCCATTTATGGCAAGAGTATTAGAGAGAGTAAAAGCTATCAAATTAGGAGATCCATTAGATCCAACTTGTATGATGGGTGCTCAGTGTTCAACTACTCAAAAAGAGAAAATCATGGAATACATCAAAATTGGTAAAGAAGAGGGTGCTGAACTATTAATTGGTGGTGATGAATATAAAAGTGAAAAATATCCAAATGGAAACTATATTCAACCAACACTATTTAAAGGTCACAATAAAATGAGAATCTTCCAAGAAGAGATTTTTGGACCAGTTTTAGCAGTTACTACTTTTAAAGATGAAGATGAAGCATTAGCTATTGCAAATGATACTATTTATGGATTAGGTTCTGGTGTTTGGTCAAGAGATGCTCACCAATTACATAAATTCTCAAGAGGAATCGAAGCTGGTAGAGTTTGGGTAAATTGTTACCACATGTATCCATCTCATGCATCATTTGGTGGATATAAAAAATCAGGTATAGGGAGAGAAACTCATATGATGATGTTAAACTCTTATAGACATACAAAAAATATCTTAACTTCTTATAGCAAAGATGCAATGGGATTTTTCTAG
- a CDS encoding DUF779 domain-containing protein, whose translation MALKRLLVTKAAALVIEQLKKENGELVFNQSGGCCDGTAPMCYAKSDFHVPSRNVKMGEICGCEFFIDKDQFEYFRHSEITIDVKEEKAAFGNSFSLEIDLGYQFITKSRIFTDEEYKEIEKL comes from the coding sequence ATGGCACTAAAAAGATTATTAGTTACAAAAGCTGCGGCTTTAGTAATAGAACAATTAAAAAAAGAAAATGGTGAATTAGTTTTTAACCAAAGTGGTGGTTGTTGTGATGGCACAGCTCCTATGTGCTATGCAAAAAGTGACTTTCATGTTCCCTCACGAAATGTAAAAATGGGAGAGATATGTGGATGTGAATTTTTTATAGACAAAGACCAATTTGAGTATTTTAGACATTCAGAAATAACTATTGATGTAAAAGAAGAAAAAGCTGCCTTTGGAAACTCTTTTTCACTGGAAATAGATTTAGGTTACCAATTTATCACAAAATCTAGAATCTTTACAGATGAAGAGTATAAAGAAATAGAAAAGTTATAA
- a CDS encoding methyl-accepting chemotaxis protein, producing MKNISTRNKLIILAFVAIIGLVIIGISSIVQLKKVNNGLQTVYYDRVVPLKQLKIIADEYAVNIVDTTHKTRNGNITFEECISNINGAENNIKNEWNNYLSTSLTEKEQKLVNEAKKLMLVANDLSKNIKMACEKKDLELIGKFTTDELYPKIDPIGEKVSELISLQLNVAKSETEKAENIYSNSIYFVITVIIFSLIIIVLLSYVIISDITKKLEIFKNGLISFFSFLNRENNKADLIEINTTDEFGQMAKVVNQNIERTKVGIEEDRKLIDEAIFVLGEFENGDLSKRLVVKVSNPSLLQLKDVLNKMADNLENNIEKVLNILDEYSNYNYLNKISTTNIKEHLLKLANGVNMLGDSTTQMLVENKSNGLTLDYSSDRLLKNVDKLNDSSNEAAASLEETAAAVEEITSNIRSNTDNIAKMANFSNEVTTSANEGERLANETSISMDEINEQVQSIVESIGIIDQIAFQTNILSLNAAVEAATAGEAGKGFAVVAQEVRNLATRSAEAAKQIKVLVENATSKANAGKKIAGTMITGYKKLNANISQSIKLISDIESASKEQLFGIEQINDSINQLDQQTQKNAMVSSEAHEIAVSTDKIAKLIVSSADQKEFTGKNDIKIDK from the coding sequence ATGAAAAATATAAGTACAAGAAATAAGTTAATTATCTTAGCATTTGTTGCAATTATAGGGTTAGTAATAATTGGAATTTCAAGCATAGTTCAATTAAAAAAAGTAAATAATGGTCTACAAACTGTTTATTATGATAGAGTTGTTCCCTTAAAACAGTTAAAAATAATTGCAGATGAATATGCAGTTAATATTGTTGATACAACTCATAAAACAAGAAATGGAAATATTACATTTGAAGAGTGTATTTCTAATATTAACGGTGCAGAAAATAATATAAAAAATGAATGGAATAATTATTTATCAACATCATTGACAGAAAAAGAACAAAAGTTAGTAAATGAAGCTAAAAAATTAATGTTAGTTGCAAATGACCTTTCAAAAAATATAAAAATGGCCTGTGAAAAAAAAGATTTAGAACTTATTGGTAAATTTACTACTGATGAACTGTATCCTAAAATTGACCCAATAGGAGAAAAAGTTTCAGAATTGATATCTTTACAACTAAATGTTGCAAAAAGTGAGACAGAAAAAGCTGAAAATATATATTCTAATAGTATATACTTTGTGATAACTGTTATTATATTTTCGTTAATAATTATCGTATTACTATCATATGTAATAATATCTGATATAACAAAAAAATTAGAAATATTCAAAAATGGACTTATTTCATTTTTTTCATTCTTAAATAGAGAAAATAATAAAGCAGATTTAATAGAAATAAATACAACTGATGAATTTGGGCAAATGGCAAAAGTAGTAAATCAAAATATTGAAAGAACAAAAGTAGGAATAGAAGAAGATAGAAAATTAATAGATGAAGCTATTTTTGTTTTAGGAGAATTTGAAAATGGTGATTTAAGTAAAAGATTAGTAGTTAAAGTTTCAAATCCATCATTATTACAATTAAAAGATGTGTTAAATAAAATGGCTGATAATTTAGAAAATAATATTGAAAAAGTTTTAAATATATTAGATGAATATTCAAACTACAATTATCTAAATAAAATATCAACTACAAATATAAAAGAGCATTTATTAAAATTAGCGAATGGTGTAAATATGTTAGGTGATTCTACTACTCAAATGCTAGTAGAAAATAAATCAAATGGATTAACCCTTGATTATAGTTCAGATAGGTTACTTAAAAATGTGGATAAGTTAAATGACAGTTCAAATGAAGCTGCCGCATCACTTGAAGAAACAGCAGCTGCTGTTGAAGAAATCACAAGTAATATTAGATCAAATACGGATAATATTGCAAAAATGGCTAATTTCTCAAATGAAGTGACAACTTCAGCAAACGAAGGAGAAAGATTAGCTAATGAAACATCAATATCTATGGATGAAATTAATGAACAAGTTCAATCTATTGTTGAGTCTATCGGTATAATAGATCAAATAGCATTTCAAACAAATATTTTAAGCTTAAATGCTGCAGTGGAAGCAGCAACTGCAGGTGAAGCTGGAAAAGGGTTTGCAGTGGTTGCACAAGAAGTAAGAAATCTTGCTACTAGAAGTGCAGAAGCTGCAAAACAGATAAAAGTTTTAGTGGAAAATGCTACATCAAAAGCAAATGCAGGTAAAAAAATAGCAGGAACTATGATAACAGGATATAAAAAATTAAATGCTAATATTTCTCAAAGTATTAAATTAATCTCTGATATAGAGAGTGCTTCAAAAGAGCAATTATTTGGAATAGAACAAATTAATGATTCTATCAATCAACTTGATCAACAAACGCAAAAAAATGCGATGGTATCATCTGAAGCTCATGAAATAGCAGTTTCAACAGATAAAATTGCTAAACTTATTGTAAGTAGTGCTGATCAAAAAGAATTTACTGGTAAAAATGATATAAAAATTGACAAGTGA
- a CDS encoding SAM-dependent methyltransferase, translating to MNTKFSDYFDNWLYGKDGYYTKYNAIGKDGDFFTAVSTSIFFGGSIAKKIVDTILNNKLPHNTTIVEIGAHHGYLLADIIQFIYTLNPKLLESLNFAIVERFDNLKNEQKEYLENSFGDGIKFDFYDDISEIKLAHAFIVANEIYDAFSCELIYTKDDKLQTAFVEKGEIQFKDCSDENIINKCKKYKITKGELALGYEEFAKNICKNIKNFYFLSFDYGEKYPRNDFSCRIYSKHEVFPIFDEKLDLDKLYKNSDITYDVNFSHVIDSFNSFCKCEVEYQTQLKALVEFGILDLLQILQKNVSEENYLKEVQKVKSLLEPTGMGDRFKMLLIKK from the coding sequence ATGAATACAAAATTTAGTGATTATTTTGACAATTGGCTTTATGGCAAAGATGGATATTATACAAAATATAATGCTATTGGAAAAGATGGAGACTTCTTTACAGCAGTTTCAACTTCAATATTTTTTGGTGGAAGTATTGCCAAAAAGATAGTTGATACAATCTTAAATAATAAACTTCCACATAATACTACTATTGTAGAAATTGGTGCCCATCATGGCTATTTATTAGCTGATATTATTCAGTTTATTTATACTTTAAATCCAAAACTCCTTGAAAGCCTAAACTTCGCAATAGTTGAGCGATTTGATAACTTAAAAAATGAGCAAAAAGAATATCTAGAAAACTCATTTGGTGATGGTATTAAATTTGATTTTTATGATGACATAAGTGAAATAAAACTTGCCCATGCTTTTATTGTGGCAAATGAGATTTATGATGCTTTCTCTTGTGAATTAATCTATACAAAAGATGATAAATTACAAACTGCATTTGTAGAAAAAGGGGAAATACAGTTCAAAGATTGTTCAGATGAGAATATTATAAATAAATGTAAAAAATACAAAATCACAAAAGGTGAATTAGCTTTAGGTTATGAAGAGTTTGCAAAAAATATTTGTAAAAATATTAAAAACTTCTACTTTCTAAGTTTTGATTATGGAGAAAAATATCCAAGAAATGATTTTTCTTGTAGAATTTATTCAAAACATGAAGTTTTTCCAATCTTTGATGAAAAACTTGATTTAGATAAATTATATAAAAATTCAGATATCACCTATGATGTAAACTTTTCCCATGTAATTGATAGTTTTAATAGTTTCTGTAAATGTGAAGTTGAATATCAAACCCAGTTAAAAGCCCTAGTAGAATTTGGTATTTTAGACTTGCTTCAAATATTACAAAAAAATGTAAGTGAAGAAAACTACCTAAAAGAAGTTCAAAAAGTAAAAAGTCTCCTTGAACCAACAGGTATGGGTGATAGATTTAAAATGCTACTTATTAAAAAGTAG
- the pyk gene encoding pyruvate kinase, giving the protein MNKRTKILATLGPASDTIEIIEGLIKAGANMFRLNFSHGSHEYHLNTLKNIRKAMENLNTTVAILQDISGPKVRLGDLKEPFELRKGDTIRFVKDDIEGYQESENEYVASLNYPELLDKVKKDEYIYLYDGTIRAKVIETGVQVKAEIENHGKLGSRKGVNFPNTIIDIDVITKKDEKDIAWGVENKVDYFAISFVQNKKDMLHARKLLNGYHGKLIAKIEKFDAVENIDEIIEASDGIMVARGDLGIEVPYYEVPTIQKRLIKKANIACKPVITATQMLLSMTENERATRAEISDVANAVLDGTDVVMLSEESAVGTDPVNVVETMSNIIAKTEEIYNFDKQSKFAYLDEFDVIQGTVTKLADDLGAKGILALTSSGKSAMKISRYRPKTKILAFSHKRKVLNSLSAIWGVYPITVLKEGQASKMIQKMLKNLESRNILDKTGPYIATIGYPAGIPGSTNTIKILTEGEIEYYLNLPANKKK; this is encoded by the coding sequence ATGAATAAAAGAACAAAAATATTAGCAACCTTAGGCCCAGCAAGTGATACGATAGAAATAATAGAAGGATTGATTAAAGCTGGCGCAAATATGTTTAGACTTAATTTTTCACATGGAAGTCATGAATACCATCTAAATACATTAAAAAATATTAGAAAAGCAATGGAAAACTTAAATACTACAGTTGCTATTTTACAAGATATTTCAGGACCAAAAGTTAGATTAGGGGATTTAAAAGAGCCTTTTGAACTAAGAAAAGGTGATACAATAAGATTCGTAAAAGATGATATAGAAGGATACCAAGAGAGTGAAAATGAATATGTAGCATCTCTAAATTATCCAGAATTACTTGATAAAGTAAAAAAAGATGAATATATATATCTTTATGATGGAACAATTAGAGCAAAAGTAATAGAAACAGGTGTTCAAGTAAAAGCAGAAATAGAAAATCATGGAAAATTAGGCTCAAGAAAAGGTGTAAACTTTCCTAATACAATAATTGATATTGATGTTATTACTAAAAAAGATGAGAAAGATATCGCTTGGGGAGTTGAAAATAAAGTTGATTATTTTGCAATCTCTTTTGTACAAAATAAAAAAGATATGTTGCACGCAAGAAAACTTCTAAATGGATATCATGGAAAACTAATAGCTAAAATAGAGAAATTTGATGCAGTTGAAAATATAGATGAAATAATAGAAGCTAGTGATGGAATCATGGTAGCAAGGGGAGACTTAGGAATAGAAGTTCCTTATTATGAAGTTCCAACAATCCAAAAAAGACTTATCAAAAAAGCAAATATTGCTTGTAAACCAGTAATAACAGCAACTCAAATGCTTCTTTCAATGACAGAAAATGAAAGAGCAACAAGAGCAGAAATCTCAGATGTTGCAAATGCAGTTTTAGATGGAACTGATGTTGTAATGCTTTCTGAAGAGAGTGCAGTAGGAACAGACCCTGTAAATGTTGTAGAAACAATGAGTAATATTATTGCTAAAACAGAAGAGATTTATAACTTTGATAAACAAAGTAAATTTGCATATTTAGATGAATTTGATGTTATTCAAGGAACAGTTACAAAATTAGCAGATGATTTAGGTGCAAAAGGAATTTTAGCACTTACAAGCTCAGGTAAATCAGCAATGAAAATATCAAGATATAGACCAAAAACAAAAATCTTAGCATTTTCTCATAAAAGAAAAGTATTAAACTCTTTAAGTGCTATTTGGGGTGTTTATCCTATTACAGTATTAAAAGAAGGACAAGCCTCGAAGATGATTCAAAAGATGCTTAAAAATCTAGAATCAAGAAATATCTTAGATAAAACAGGACCATATATAGCAACAATTGGATATCCAGCTGGGATACCAGGAAGTACAAATACTATCAAAATACTAACAGAAGGTGAGATTGAATATTATTTAAATCTACCAGCAAATAAGAAGAAATAA
- a CDS encoding tetratricopeptide repeat protein, translating into MNKLIKIITILALLIFISGCEEKPIGKITKDTYNLKSDMDPRLKAYPEAVEWYESSMISKKSAFNLGLFYDKKLKDKDSSIIWYKRAYNLGDNNSAINIGAIYENSLNNDDAIKWYLLANNNISLTNLGLLYEKLEDYTSAKKYYKIAIERESMDSINNIAVLYYKEKNYIKSSAYLLTLIEYPNYTKEEVVNYLRNDLKIDDETIKKGYELQLTMPGLPRRYKGGI; encoded by the coding sequence ATGAATAAACTAATAAAAATAATAACAATACTTGCACTTTTAATCTTTATCAGTGGTTGTGAAGAAAAACCTATAGGAAAAATCACTAAAGATACATATAATTTAAAATCAGACATGGACCCAAGGCTTAAAGCTTATCCTGAGGCTGTTGAGTGGTATGAGAGTTCAATGATATCAAAAAAATCTGCTTTTAACTTAGGTCTTTTTTATGATAAAAAATTAAAGGATAAAGATAGTTCAATTATATGGTATAAAAGAGCTTATAATCTAGGAGATAATAATTCCGCAATTAATATAGGAGCAATATATGAAAATTCATTAAATAATGATGATGCAATTAAATGGTATTTATTAGCTAATAACAATATCTCATTAACTAATTTAGGTCTTCTATATGAAAAATTAGAAGATTATACTAGTGCAAAAAAATATTATAAAATTGCGATTGAGAGAGAGAGTATGGATTCAATCAATAATATTGCAGTATTATACTATAAAGAAAAGAACTATATTAAGTCCTCAGCATATTTATTAACATTAATAGAATATCCAAATTACACAAAAGAAGAAGTAGTAAATTATCTAAGAAACGATTTAAAAATAGATGATGAAACAATAAAAAAAGGCTACGAACTACAACTAACAATGCCAGGACTTCCAAGAAGATATAAAGGTGGGATTTAA
- a CDS encoding TolC family protein, producing MQFLRFRLSLATIVLVASSSFAAQSDKLDDSILSKKRLEIFDLSKEQIEENSSKLKKDWINPVNYTYSKVYGDKYDTEKSLISVDQPIFKTGGIYKAIKYANAQRLYSHLDLDLQKKAMIKDTTTILFNIHKLQLQIKKQELLVKNGEIDIQRKKEQVLNGFADTSLLDNAILDTNTSRNALADLVYQKEELINQFGTYASGDYESFTLPKFSILDKENFLKDNLTLKRAKADISSKKDFSWMTISKYLPTVSATFDYTKYHSSNNPTIDTGDDVQNYGIKITMPLDTRTFNDIQSTRIDYLKAKLDFDNQILEQENYFKSKLSKIKMIDSKINIAKNDYVLYNSLLDVVVEEKEAELKTQSDVDTLLNSKKIRELDLKIYNIDKQIELLDIYSKIS from the coding sequence ATGCAATTTCTAAGATTTAGACTATCTTTAGCAACTATTGTTTTAGTTGCTAGTTCTTCTTTTGCAGCACAAAGTGATAAGTTAGATGACTCTATTCTTTCAAAAAAAAGATTAGAAATATTTGACTTATCAAAAGAGCAAATAGAAGAGAATAGTTCAAAACTTAAAAAAGATTGGATAAATCCAGTAAATTATACCTATTCAAAAGTTTATGGAGATAAATATGATACTGAAAAGTCTCTTATCTCTGTAGACCAACCCATATTTAAAACTGGTGGTATTTACAAAGCTATAAAATATGCAAATGCTCAAAGACTCTATTCTCACCTAGATTTAGATTTGCAAAAAAAAGCTATGATAAAAGATACCACAACCATTTTATTCAATATCCATAAACTGCAACTTCAAATAAAAAAACAAGAACTCTTAGTAAAAAATGGTGAAATAGATATCCAAAGAAAAAAAGAACAAGTACTTAATGGCTTTGCTGATACTTCATTACTAGATAATGCAATACTTGATACAAATACAAGTAGAAATGCTCTAGCTGATTTAGTTTATCAAAAAGAAGAATTAATAAATCAGTTTGGTACATATGCAAGTGGTGATTATGAAAGTTTTACTTTGCCAAAATTTAGTATTTTAGATAAAGAAAATTTCTTAAAAGATAATCTAACTTTAAAAAGAGCAAAAGCAGATATAAGTAGTAAAAAAGACTTCTCATGGATGACTATATCAAAATATCTTCCAACAGTCAGTGCAACCTTTGATTATACAAAATATCACTCAAGTAATAATCCTACAATTGACACAGGAGATGATGTACAAAACTATGGAATAAAAATCACTATGCCACTTGATACAAGAACATTCAATGATATTCAAAGTACTAGAATAGATTATCTAAAGGCAAAATTAGATTTTGACAACCAAATTTTAGAACAAGAAAACTATTTCAAAAGTAAACTATCAAAAATCAAAATGATAGATTCAAAAATAAACATTGCAAAAAATGATTATGTATTATACAACTCCCTACTTGATGTAGTTGTAGAAGAGAAAGAAGCAGAACTAAAAACCCAAAGTGATGTGGATACCCTACTAAATTCCAAAAAAATCAGAGAACTAGACCTCAAAATTTACAATATCGATAAACAAATCGAACTATTAGATATTTATTCTAAAATAAGCTAA
- a CDS encoding aspartate aminotransferase family protein, translating to MLEQLDKDYVLNTYARNYVNFKRGENATLFDDKDNNYIDFTSGIGVVSVGHGNKQVADAIYDQVSKITHISNLYAIEPQALLAKEIAKLSGYDVATFFANSGAEANEGAIKIARKYGQTKFANKKYKVITLEHSFHGRTITTVKATGQDKFHSPNFSPYPEGFSYNKQINDIYNSIDEETVAVMIELVQGEGGVQPFEKEEIQKLAAFLKEKEILLIVDEVQTGVYRTGEFLASNLYEIEPDIVTLAKGLGGGVPIGAILTKHKDIFSPGDHGSTFGGNYLVTRAGLEVLKILDEYKDKGALDEAIIYFESKLAALYEKYPNIFISKVGLGLMRGLRAKDEATLAAIIKNSFEQGVLVLKSGRNTLRFLPVLTITKEEIDEGFKRLDDAISKI from the coding sequence ATGTTAGAACAATTAGATAAAGATTATGTATTAAATACTTATGCAAGAAATTATGTTAACTTTAAAAGAGGAGAAAATGCTACTCTTTTTGATGATAAAGATAATAACTACATAGATTTTACTTCAGGTATTGGTGTTGTTAGTGTTGGACATGGAAACAAACAAGTAGCAGATGCTATTTATGATCAAGTTAGTAAGATAACTCATATTTCAAACCTTTATGCAATCGAGCCACAAGCACTTTTAGCTAAAGAAATTGCTAAACTTAGTGGTTATGATGTGGCAACATTTTTTGCAAATAGTGGAGCCGAAGCAAATGAAGGTGCAATAAAAATTGCAAGAAAATATGGGCAAACAAAATTTGCAAATAAAAAATATAAAGTGATAACTTTAGAGCACTCTTTTCATGGAAGAACTATTACTACTGTAAAAGCTACAGGTCAAGATAAATTTCACTCGCCAAATTTTTCTCCATATCCTGAAGGGTTTTCATACAATAAACAAATCAATGACATCTATAACTCAATAGATGAAGAAACTGTTGCAGTGATGATTGAACTTGTTCAAGGTGAAGGTGGCGTTCAACCTTTCGAAAAAGAAGAGATTCAAAAATTAGCTGCATTTTTAAAAGAAAAAGAGATTTTACTTATCGTAGATGAAGTTCAAACAGGTGTTTATAGAACAGGCGAATTTTTAGCCTCAAACTTATATGAAATAGAACCTGATATTGTAACTTTGGCAAAAGGTTTAGGTGGAGGAGTTCCTATTGGAGCTATTTTGACAAAACACAAAGATATCTTTTCTCCTGGTGATCATGGTTCAACTTTTGGTGGAAATTATTTAGTTACAAGAGCAGGATTAGAAGTTTTAAAAATCTTAGATGAATATAAAGATAAAGGTGCGCTAGATGAAGCTATTATCTACTTTGAATCAAAATTAGCTGCTTTATATGAAAAGTATCCAAATATCTTTATTTCAAAAGTTGGTTTAGGTCTTATGAGAGGACTTAGAGCTAAAGATGAAGCTACTTTAGCAGCTATTATTAAAAATAGTTTTGAGCAAGGGGTATTAGTCTTAAAATCAGGAAGAAATACTTTAAGATTTTTACCAGTATTAACTATCACAAAAGAAGAAATTGATGAAGGGTTCAAAAGGCTAGATGATGCAATTTCTAAGATTTAG